A genome region from Yoonia vestfoldensis includes the following:
- a CDS encoding rhodanese-like domain-containing protein, with the protein MQYTSKFQAMADAARAQIDEVPASAVDQMIAAGAVALDIRDSEEHAADHIAGSLHLSRGKLEMNIESLLPDPETTILCYCNANNRGALSAASLKAMGYKNAKFIAGGLKAYRGKA; encoded by the coding sequence ATGCAATATACCAGCAAATTCCAGGCGATGGCCGATGCCGCGCGCGCGCAGATCGACGAAGTGCCCGCAAGCGCGGTTGATCAGATGATCGCGGCGGGGGCGGTTGCGCTGGATATCCGCGACAGCGAGGAACATGCCGCCGATCATATCGCCGGATCGCTGCATCTGAGCCGTGGCAAGCTGGAGATGAATATCGAATCCCTGCTGCCCGATCCCGAGACCACGATCCTATGCTATTGCAACGCCAATAACCGTGGCGCGCTATCGGCGGCCAGTCTTAAGGCGATGGGCTATAAGAATGCCAAATTCATCGCGGGCGGATTGAAAGCCTATCGCGGCAAGGCATAA
- the mnmA gene encoding tRNA 2-thiouridine(34) synthase MnmA yields the protein MPLDTPLNSLGFAKSPADTRVVVAMSGGVDSSVVAAKLAEEGYDVVGVTLQLYDHGAALAKKGACCAGRDIHDARRVAEDMGFPHYVLDYENTFREAVMDEFADSYLGGATPVPCIRCNERVKFKDLLQTARDLDADCMATGHYIQRKMGAQGAELHSAADAAKDQSYFLFSTTQDQLDYLRFPLGHHQSKDETRALAAKYGLSVADKPDSQDICFVPNGDYAAVIEKLRPGAASPGEIVDINGQVLGQHNGVIHYTVGQRRGLGIGGLAYPLYVVRLDVDKKQVIVGPKDMLATRRVPLREINWIGGGRLTDMAERQIAVRVRSTRPPTDAILRPISDTEAEVELLVAEQGVSPGQACVFYDTDSTRVLGGGWIWRGA from the coding sequence ATGCCCCTTGACACGCCGCTTAACTCGCTTGGTTTTGCCAAGTCGCCCGCCGATACCCGCGTGGTTGTTGCCATGTCGGGCGGTGTGGATTCCTCTGTCGTTGCGGCCAAGCTGGCCGAAGAAGGCTATGACGTGGTCGGCGTGACCTTGCAGCTTTATGACCACGGGGCGGCGCTGGCGAAAAAAGGCGCTTGCTGTGCAGGGCGCGATATCCATGACGCGCGCCGCGTGGCCGAGGATATGGGCTTTCCACATTATGTGCTGGATTACGAAAACACCTTCCGCGAAGCGGTGATGGATGAATTCGCCGACAGCTATCTGGGCGGGGCGACCCCTGTGCCCTGTATCCGCTGCAATGAACGGGTGAAATTCAAGGATCTGCTGCAAACCGCCCGCGATCTGGACGCCGATTGCATGGCGACGGGCCATTACATCCAGCGCAAGATGGGCGCGCAGGGTGCGGAATTGCACAGCGCTGCCGATGCGGCCAAGGATCAAAGCTATTTCCTGTTCTCGACCACGCAGGACCAGCTAGATTACCTGCGCTTCCCGCTGGGCCATCACCAAAGCAAGGATGAAACCCGCGCTTTGGCCGCCAAATACGGGCTGAGCGTGGCGGATAAGCCCGACAGCCAAGATATCTGCTTTGTCCCCAATGGCGATTATGCCGCCGTGATCGAAAAACTGCGCCCCGGTGCCGCCAGCCCCGGCGAGATCGTCGATATCAACGGCCAGGTTCTGGGCCAGCACAACGGTGTGATCCATTACACCGTGGGCCAGCGGCGCGGGCTGGGCATCGGCGGTCTGGCCTATCCGCTTTATGTCGTACGGCTGGATGTAGATAAAAAACAGGTCATCGTCGGGCCCAAGGATATGCTCGCCACCCGCCGCGTGCCCTTGCGCGAAATCAACTGGATCGGCGGTGGCCGCCTGACCGATATGGCCGAACGCCAGATCGCGGTGCGTGTCCGCTCGACCCGTCCTCCGACTGACGCGATCCTGCGCCCGATCTCCGACACCGAGGCCGAGGTTGAATTGCTGGTCGCCGAACAGGGCGTCTCGCCGGGGCAGGCCTGCGTTTTCTATGACACTGACAGCACGCGGGTGCTGGGCGGCGGTTGGATCTGGCGGGGCGCCTGA
- a CDS encoding DUF1153 domain-containing protein, with amino-acid sequence MYLRKIEGRRAVTLPDGTTMTRADLPDKTTSRWVASRKAAVVRAVTYGLITRAEALETYDLSEEEMTAWEDAVSAHGEAALKTTALQRYRQP; translated from the coding sequence ATGTATTTGCGAAAAATCGAAGGGCGACGTGCTGTCACCCTGCCGGACGGAACAACGATGACCAGGGCCGATCTGCCCGACAAGACCACCAGCCGCTGGGTGGCGTCGCGCAAGGCCGCGGTGGTGCGCGCGGTCACCTATGGGTTGATCACCCGCGCCGAAGCCTTGGAAACCTATGATCTATCCGAAGAGGAAATGACCGCCTGGGAAGACGCTGTCAGCGCCCATGGCGAAGCGGCGCTGAAAACCACCGCCTTGCAGCGGTATAGACAGCCCTAG
- the ctrA gene encoding response regulator transcription factor CtrA, whose protein sequence is MRVLLIEDDPTTAKSIELMLTHANLNVYTTDLGEEGIDLAKLYDYDLILLDLNLPDMNGHEVLRQLRLSRIDTPILILTGDDGTESKLKSFGFGADDYLTKPFHREELVARIHAIIRRSKGHAQSIIRTGQIAVNLDAKTVEVAGQTVHLTGKEYQMLELLSLRKGTTLTKEMFLNHLYGGMDEPELKIIDVFICKLRKKLSEAGDGENNIETVWGRGYVLRDPETVKPAAKLAIGA, encoded by the coding sequence ATGCGCGTCTTGCTGATTGAAGATGACCCGACAACGGCGAAAAGCATCGAATTGATGCTGACTCATGCGAATTTGAATGTTTATACGACGGATCTTGGCGAGGAAGGGATCGATCTGGCGAAGTTATATGATTACGATCTGATCCTGCTGGATCTGAACCTGCCGGATATGAACGGGCATGAGGTGTTGCGCCAATTGCGCCTAAGCCGGATTGACACGCCGATCCTGATTCTGACCGGTGATGACGGCACCGAAAGCAAGCTGAAAAGTTTCGGCTTTGGCGCGGATGATTACCTGACCAAACCGTTCCACCGCGAAGAATTGGTCGCGCGGATCCATGCCATCATCCGCCGGTCAAAAGGCCATGCGCAATCCATCATCCGCACCGGCCAGATCGCCGTGAACCTGGATGCCAAGACCGTCGAAGTGGCCGGACAGACCGTGCATCTGACCGGCAAGGAATATCAGATGCTGGAACTATTGTCGCTGCGCAAGGGGACGACGCTGACCAAGGAAATGTTTCTGAACCATCTTTATGGCGGCATGGATGAACCCGAGCTGAAGATCATCGATGTCTTCATCTGCAAATTGCGCAAGAAATTATCCGAGGCTGGCGATGGTGAAAACAATATCGAAACCGTCTGGGGGCGTGGTTATGTGCTGCGTGATCCCGAAACGGTGAAACCGGCGGCCAAACTGGCCATCGGCGCATAG
- the ligA gene encoding NAD-dependent DNA ligase LigA, with protein sequence MARVKWGQAVSRARQDHDTATIAVADLGRAEALVELARLSDILGQANIAYHRDDAPQISDAAYDTLKQRNAAIEARFPDLKRADSASDQIGAPMAEGFGKVQHVQRMLSLGNAFSDADVVDFDARIRKYLGLGADQPLRYTAEPKIDGLSLSLRYEDGVLVQAATRGDGAVGENVTANARTIADIPQHLTGAPAVLEVRGEVYMSHDDFAALNARQADKGAKTFANPRNAAAGSLRQLDASITAARPLRFFAYAWGALSAPLAATQSGAIARLADLGFATNPLTATCDSPDDLIAIYAQIEARRASLGYDIDGVVYKVDDLALQQRLGFRSTTPRWAIAHKFPAELAWTRLDAIDIQVGRTGALSPVARLVPVTVGGVVVSNATLHNEDYIAGRGGDGAPIRDGRDIRVGDLVQVYRAGDVIPKIKDVDLARRPASASPYDFPQICPECGSPAIRDAGDAVRRCSGGLICPAQAVERLKHFVSRAAFDIEGLGAKQVEQFYADGWITTPVDIFTLRARYGQGLQQLKNREGWGAKSADNLFAAIDDKRAIGLHRLIYALGIRHVGESSAALLASHYGSWAAFAAAMQDAQVGQGPAWDALISIDGVGAVMARSLITTLQNPSESASIAALVAQLDVQDAPKIASDSPVSGLTIVFTGTLEKMTRAEAKARAESLGAKVAGSVSAKTDILVAGPGAGSKAAKAEALGIRTMDEDGWLALIGSA encoded by the coding sequence ATGGCGCGTGTGAAGTGGGGGCAGGCGGTGAGCCGGGCAAGACAGGATCATGACACTGCAACCATCGCGGTTGCAGATTTGGGCCGGGCAGAGGCGCTGGTCGAATTGGCACGGCTGTCGGATATCCTGGGGCAGGCCAATATCGCCTATCACCGCGATGATGCGCCCCAGATCAGCGATGCCGCTTATGATACGCTCAAACAGCGCAATGCCGCGATCGAGGCGCGGTTTCCCGATCTCAAACGTGCCGATAGCGCCAGCGACCAGATCGGCGCGCCAATGGCCGAAGGATTTGGCAAGGTCCAGCATGTGCAGCGGATGCTGTCGCTGGGCAATGCGTTCAGCGATGCCGATGTCGTCGATTTCGACGCGCGGATCCGCAAATACCTTGGGCTGGGTGCGGATCAGCCTTTGCGCTATACCGCCGAGCCCAAGATCGACGGGCTGTCCTTGTCGCTGCGCTATGAAGACGGGGTCTTGGTGCAGGCCGCAACGCGCGGCGACGGGGCGGTGGGCGAAAATGTCACCGCCAATGCCCGCACTATCGCCGATATCCCCCAGCATCTGACCGGCGCGCCCGCCGTGCTGGAGGTCCGCGGCGAGGTTTACATGAGCCATGATGATTTCGCGGCGCTGAATGCGCGGCAGGCGGACAAAGGTGCCAAGACCTTTGCCAATCCGCGCAATGCCGCCGCCGGATCCTTGCGCCAGCTGGACGCCAGCATCACCGCCGCGCGGCCGCTGCGCTTTTTCGCCTATGCCTGGGGCGCGCTGTCGGCGCCTTTGGCCGCCACCCAATCGGGGGCGATTGCACGGCTGGCGGATCTGGGCTTTGCGACCAATCCGCTGACCGCGACCTGCGACAGCCCCGATGATCTGATCGCGATCTATGCCCAGATCGAGGCGCGGCGCGCCAGTCTGGGCTATGATATCGACGGCGTGGTTTACAAGGTCGATGATCTTGCGCTGCAACAGCGGCTGGGGTTCCGGTCCACGACGCCGCGTTGGGCCATCGCGCATAAATTCCCCGCTGAACTGGCCTGGACCCGGCTGGATGCGATTGACATCCAGGTCGGGCGCACGGGTGCGCTGTCGCCGGTCGCGCGGCTGGTGCCGGTCACGGTGGGCGGGGTCGTGGTGTCCAATGCGACCCTGCATAACGAGGATTATATCGCCGGGCGCGGTGGCGATGGTGCGCCGATCCGCGATGGCCGCGATATCCGCGTGGGTGATCTGGTCCAGGTGTACCGCGCCGGGGACGTGATCCCCAAGATCAAGGATGTCGATCTGGCGCGCCGCCCCGCCAGCGCCAGCCCCTATGACTTTCCGCAGATCTGCCCCGAATGCGGATCACCCGCGATCCGCGATGCGGGCGATGCGGTCCGCCGGTGTAGCGGCGGGTTGATCTGTCCCGCGCAAGCCGTTGAAAGGCTGAAACATTTCGTGTCTCGGGCGGCTTTTGATATCGAAGGGCTGGGCGCCAAACAGGTCGAACAATTTTACGCCGATGGCTGGATCACGACGCCGGTCGATATCTTTACCCTGCGCGCGCGTTACGGGCAGGGGTTGCAGCAGCTGAAAAACCGCGAAGGCTGGGGCGCGAAAAGCGCCGATAACCTCTTTGCCGCCATTGATGACAAACGCGCCATCGGGTTGCACCGGCTGATCTATGCGCTGGGGATCCGCCATGTCGGCGAAAGCTCGGCCGCGCTTTTGGCCAGCCATTACGGGTCTTGGGCCGCTTTCGCCGCCGCCATGCAGGATGCGCAGGTCGGCCAAGGCCCCGCATGGGACGCATTGATCAGCATTGATGGCGTCGGTGCCGTGATGGCCAGATCGCTGATCACGACGCTGCAAAACCCGTCGGAATCGGCCTCTATCGCGGCTTTGGTGGCCCAGCTGGACGTGCAGGACGCGCCCAAGATCGCCAGCGACAGCCCGGTGTCGGGCCTGACCATCGTTTTCACCGGCACGCTGGAAAAGATGACACGCGCAGAGGCCAAGGCGCGTGCGGAATCGCTTGGCGCCAAGGTTGCGGGATCGGTCAGCGCCAAGACCGATATCCTGGTCGCGGGGCCGGGGGCCGGGTCCAAGGCCGCCAAGGCCGAGGCGCTTGGCATCCGCACCATGGACGAGGACGGCTGGCTTGCGCTGATCGGAAGCGCATGA
- the recG gene encoding ATP-dependent DNA helicase RecG, with protein MTGRPEALFPLFGTLTRLDGVGAKTAQVMIDAGIAKPADLLLTLPVSGVDRRRRGSIREVIAPCIVTVEVTIGAHLPPKTKGKPYRVTVEDEQTSFQLVFFHARGDYLQKLLPTGQRRVVSGKLELFDGIAQIVHPDHMLPPAEAETIPAFEPVYPLHAGLTQKTMWKATRSALALLPDLPDWIDPAQKAREGWPDWAQALHLAHNPQSSVDLSPHHPARARLAYDELMAHQITLALARITARRAKGVASAGDGHLQTRVLADLPYRPTGAQTRAIAEIGSDLAAPLRMNRLLQGDVGSGKTLVAMMALCQIVESGGQGVMMAPTEILARQHYAGLEPLAAAAGIRLEVLTGRDKGHDRATKLAALAQGEIQILVGTHAVFQKDVHFHDLRLAVIDEQHRFGVAQRMELGAKGRAVDVLVMTATPIPRSLALAQYGDMDVSVLDEKPPGRKPVQTALVSAARMDEIVAKLRAAVAEGRQAYWVCPLVEESEVVEMTAAEDRFKRLRAALGEGVVGLVHGQMPVAEKDAAMARFVSGETRVLVATTVIEVGVNVPNASIMMIEGAESFGLAQLHQLRGRVGRGAAASTCLLIYQPPLSQNGRKRLEILRETEDGFRISEEDLMMRGAGDVIGTAQSGLPRFRIADLERQAGLMAVAQSDARKLLHDDPDLQMPRGQAARSLLWLLEQDRGIRLISIG; from the coding sequence ATGACCGGCCGGCCAGAGGCTCTTTTCCCGCTTTTCGGCACGCTGACGCGGCTGGACGGGGTCGGTGCCAAGACCGCGCAGGTGATGATTGATGCGGGTATCGCCAAACCCGCCGATCTGTTGCTGACCTTGCCGGTCTCTGGCGTGGACCGCCGCCGCCGCGGCTCTATTCGCGAGGTGATTGCGCCCTGTATCGTCACGGTCGAGGTGACAATCGGGGCGCATCTGCCGCCCAAGACCAAGGGCAAACCTTACCGTGTGACGGTCGAGGATGAGCAGACATCCTTTCAGTTGGTGTTCTTTCATGCGCGCGGCGATTACCTGCAAAAGCTGTTGCCGACAGGCCAGCGGCGGGTGGTATCCGGCAAGCTGGAACTTTTCGACGGGATCGCGCAGATCGTGCATCCCGATCACATGCTGCCCCCCGCCGAGGCAGAGACGATCCCCGCCTTTGAACCTGTCTATCCGCTGCATGCCGGCCTGACGCAAAAGACAATGTGGAAAGCGACACGCTCCGCCCTGGCGCTGCTGCCTGATCTGCCCGATTGGATTGATCCCGCGCAAAAGGCCCGCGAAGGCTGGCCCGATTGGGCGCAGGCGCTGCATCTGGCGCATAATCCGCAATCATCGGTCGATCTGTCGCCGCATCATCCGGCCCGCGCGCGGCTGGCCTATGATGAATTGATGGCGCATCAGATCACGCTGGCCTTGGCGCGGATCACGGCGCGGCGCGCCAAAGGGGTGGCTTCGGCCGGTGACGGGCATTTGCAGACCCGCGTGCTGGCCGATTTGCCCTATCGCCCGACAGGCGCGCAAACCCGTGCGATTGCCGAAATCGGCAGTGATCTGGCGGCGCCTTTGCGGATGAACCGGCTGTTGCAGGGCGATGTCGGGTCCGGCAAGACGCTGGTGGCGATGATGGCGCTGTGTCAGATCGTGGAATCGGGCGGGCAGGGCGTGATGATGGCCCCCACCGAAATCCTGGCGCGCCAGCATTATGCGGGGCTGGAACCTTTGGCCGCCGCCGCCGGTATAAGGCTAGAGGTGCTGACAGGCCGCGACAAGGGCCATGACCGCGCAACCAAACTGGCCGCGCTGGCGCAGGGCGAGATCCAGATCCTTGTCGGCACCCATGCGGTGTTTCAGAAAGATGTGCATTTTCACGATCTGCGGCTGGCGGTGATCGACGAACAACACCGGTTCGGCGTGGCGCAGCGCATGGAATTGGGGGCCAAGGGCCGCGCGGTTGATGTGCTGGTCATGACGGCCACGCCGATCCCGCGATCCTTGGCGCTGGCGCAATATGGCGACATGGATGTTTCGGTGCTGGATGAAAAACCGCCCGGACGCAAACCGGTGCAGACCGCGCTTGTCTCGGCCGCGCGGATGGATGAAATCGTCGCCAAATTGCGCGCCGCTGTCGCGGAAGGGCGGCAGGCCTATTGGGTCTGCCCCTTGGTCGAGGAAAGCGAGGTCGTGGAAATGACCGCCGCCGAAGACCGGTTCAAACGGCTGCGCGCGGCCTTGGGCGAGGGCGTCGTGGGGCTGGTCCATGGCCAGATGCCCGTCGCCGAAAAAGACGCGGCCATGGCGCGCTTTGTGAGCGGCGAAACCCGCGTGCTGGTGGCGACCACGGTGATCGAGGTGGGCGTGAACGTGCCCAATGCCTCGATCATGATGATCGAAGGCGCGGAAAGTTTCGGGCTCGCGCAGCTCCACCAGCTGCGCGGTCGCGTCGGGCGCGGGGCTGCGGCATCCACCTGTCTGCTGATCTATCAACCGCCATTATCGCAAAACGGCCGCAAGCGGCTGGAAATCCTGCGCGAGACCGAGGATGGGTTCCGCATTTCCGAAGAAGACCTGATGATGCGCGGCGCAGGCGATGTGATCGGCACCGCGCAATCGGGCCTGCCCCGGTTCCGCATCGCCGATCTGGAACGGCAGGCCGGGCTGATGGCGGTGGCGCAATCGGATGCGCGCAAGCTGTTGCATGACGATCCCGACCTGCAAATGCCGCGCGGGCAGGCGGCACGCAGCCTGCTATGGCTATTGGAACAGGATCGCGGGATCCGTTTGATTTCAATAGGTTAA
- a CDS encoding iron-sulfur cluster assembly scaffold protein, with amino-acid sequence MSAETDMIKLYSARILALAADMPRNARLPAPTASAKKRAPLCGSNVTVDIVVQDGVITDYGQDVKACALGQAAAAVVGGAIVGLTEQQVQAGRDALQAMLTAQGPVPAAPFDGLAVLEPARDYKNRHASIMLAFDATLDALQTAKTQA; translated from the coding sequence ATGTCAGCCGAAACCGATATGATCAAGCTTTATTCCGCACGCATCCTGGCGCTGGCGGCCGATATGCCGCGCAATGCGCGCCTGCCCGCCCCCACGGCCAGCGCCAAAAAGCGTGCGCCGCTTTGCGGGTCGAATGTGACGGTGGATATCGTGGTGCAGGACGGGGTGATCACCGATTACGGCCAGGATGTGAAGGCCTGCGCCTTGGGGCAAGCGGCGGCGGCGGTTGTTGGCGGTGCGATTGTTGGGCTGACCGAACAGCAGGTGCAGGCCGGGCGCGATGCTTTGCAGGCGATGCTGACAGCGCAGGGGCCGGTGCCGGCGGCCCCTTTTGACGGGCTGGCGGTGCTGGAACCCGCGCGCGATTACAAGAACCGTCATGCCTCGATCATGCTGGCCTTTGATGCCACGCTGGACGCGCTGCAAACCGCCAAGACCCAAGCATAA
- the hisI gene encoding phosphoribosyl-AMP cyclohydrolase: MAFDPMSLKYNDAGLIPAIAQDAASGEVLMMAWMNADAVARTLDTGRVTYWSRSRQAFWVKGDTSGHVQHLVDFRVDCDRDCLLVSVNQTGPACHTGRRSCFYTAVRAGEEVELMQPMAPIPPSA; this comes from the coding sequence ATGGCTTTCGACCCAATGAGCTTGAAATATAACGACGCAGGGCTGATCCCCGCAATCGCCCAAGATGCCGCATCGGGCGAGGTCTTGATGATGGCCTGGATGAATGCGGATGCCGTGGCGCGCACGCTGGACACAGGCCGCGTCACCTATTGGTCGCGCTCGCGCCAGGCCTTTTGGGTCAAGGGCGACACCAGCGGCCATGTGCAGCATTTGGTGGATTTCCGCGTCGATTGCGACCGCGATTGCCTGTTGGTCAGCGTGAACCAGACCGGACCTGCCTGTCATACCGGACGGCGCAGCTGTTTTTACACCGCCGTGCGCGCGGGCGAAGAGGTCGAATTGATGCAGCCTATGGCGCCAATCCCACCATCTGCCTGA
- the gluQRS gene encoding tRNA glutamyl-Q(34) synthetase GluQRS → MITRFAPSPTGPLHLGHAYSAILAHDMARAAGGQFLLRIEDIDQTRARPAWEAQIADDLAWLGLTWDGPVLRQSQRMSLYYGVIDDLWRKGHLYICTCTRRDIHAALSAPQEGGPDGPIYPGTCKGRRSTAATPPRDAVLRFDLDTFTDQAISFQNNGLRVDVTLDDLRRDVGDFVIGRKDSGTSYHLSVVIDDAAQDITDVVRGADLAAATQIHVALQRVLGLPTPRYHHHDLIRDAAGKRLAKRDDAKSIAKFRAEGISPAGIRQMVGLAP, encoded by the coding sequence ATGATCACGCGCTTTGCCCCGTCGCCTACGGGGCCGCTGCATCTGGGGCACGCTTATTCGGCGATCCTGGCGCATGATATGGCGCGCGCGGCGGGCGGGCAGTTTTTGCTGCGGATCGAGGATATCGACCAGACCCGCGCCCGCCCCGCATGGGAGGCGCAGATTGCCGATGATCTGGCCTGGCTGGGCCTGACATGGGACGGGCCGGTCCTGCGGCAATCACAGAGGATGAGCCTTTATTACGGCGTCATCGACGATCTGTGGCGCAAGGGGCATCTTTACATTTGCACCTGCACGCGGCGCGATATTCACGCCGCGTTAAGCGCGCCGCAAGAAGGCGGCCCCGATGGCCCGATCTATCCCGGCACCTGCAAGGGGCGGCGCAGCACAGCAGCGACCCCGCCGCGCGATGCGGTGCTGCGGTTTGATCTTGATACATTCACGGATCAGGCAATATCTTTTCAGAACAACGGGCTGCGCGTTGATGTGACGCTTGATGACCTGCGCCGCGATGTGGGCGATTTCGTGATCGGGCGCAAGGATAGCGGCACATCCTATCATCTGAGCGTGGTCATCGATGATGCGGCGCAGGATATTACCGATGTGGTGCGCGGCGCAGATCTGGCTGCGGCGACGCAGATCCATGTGGCTCTGCAGCGCGTGCTGGGCCTGCCGACGCCGCGCTATCACCATCACGACCTGATCCGCGACGCGGCGGGCAAAAGGCTGGCCAAGCGTGACGACGCCAAATCCATCGCCAAATTCCGCGCCGAAGGGATCAGCCCCGCAGGGATCAGGCAGATGGTGGGATTGGCGCCATAG
- the trmFO gene encoding methylenetetrahydrofolate--tRNA-(uracil(54)-C(5))-methyltransferase (FADH(2)-oxidizing) TrmFO has protein sequence MKQHLHIIGGGMAGSEAAWQAANAGIAVTIHEMRPKVGTFAHRTGHLGEMVCSNSFRSDDHEQNAVGLLHWEMRAAGGLIMQMAQRHRLPAGGALAVDRDPFAESVTAALKAHPNISVSYDEITTLPEDGHWIIATGPLTSGALAAAIAAETGTEALAFFDAIAPIVYHDTVNMDVAWMQSRYDKGETVAEQTAYLNCPMTKAQYEDFIDALLAAEKTEFKEGETAGYFDGCLPIEVMAERGRETLRFGPMKPVGLTNAHDPANKPYAVVQLRRDNALGTLYNIVGFQTKMKYGAQKTVFAMIPGLETAEFARLGGIHRNTFINAPRLLDDQMRLRSRPNIRFAGQITGVEGYVESAAMGLLAGRMAAAELQGRSLSPVPDTTAMGALVSHITGGADAKTFQPMNVNFGLFPPLDGVKGGRRGRKDRYKAYTDRAKADWQGWLTPQALAAE, from the coding sequence ATGAAACAGCATTTGCATATTATCGGTGGCGGGATGGCCGGGTCCGAGGCGGCTTGGCAGGCGGCAAATGCCGGGATCGCGGTGACGATCCATGAAATGCGCCCCAAGGTCGGCACTTTTGCGCATCGCACCGGCCATCTGGGGGAAATGGTCTGTTCCAATTCCTTTCGGTCGGATGATCACGAACAGAATGCCGTGGGCCTGTTGCATTGGGAAATGCGCGCGGCAGGCGGGCTGATCATGCAAATGGCGCAGCGCCACCGCCTGCCTGCGGGCGGCGCCTTGGCCGTGGACCGCGACCCATTTGCCGAAAGTGTGACCGCCGCGTTAAAGGCGCATCCCAATATCAGCGTCAGCTATGATGAAATCACCACCCTGCCCGAGGATGGCCATTGGATCATCGCGACCGGCCCGCTGACCTCGGGCGCGCTGGCCGCGGCGATTGCCGCCGAGACCGGGACCGAGGCGCTGGCGTTTTTCGATGCCATCGCGCCCATCGTCTATCACGACACGGTCAATATGGATGTCGCCTGGATGCAATCGCGCTATGACAAGGGCGAGACGGTTGCAGAACAGACCGCCTATCTGAATTGCCCGATGACCAAGGCGCAATATGAGGATTTCATCGATGCGCTGCTGGCCGCCGAGAAAACCGAATTCAAGGAAGGCGAAACGGCGGGTTATTTCGACGGCTGCCTGCCGATCGAGGTGATGGCCGAACGCGGCCGCGAAACCCTGCGCTTTGGCCCGATGAAACCCGTGGGCCTGACCAATGCGCATGATCCGGCCAATAAACCCTATGCCGTGGTCCAGCTGCGCCGCGACAATGCCTTGGGCACGCTTTACAATATCGTGGGTTTCCAGACAAAGATGAAATATGGCGCGCAAAAGACTGTTTTTGCGATGATTCCGGGGCTGGAGACTGCCGAATTCGCGCGTCTGGGCGGCATCCATCGCAATACATTCATCAATGCGCCCAGGCTGCTGGATGACCAGATGCGCCTGCGCTCGCGCCCCAATATCCGCTTTGCCGGCCAGATCACCGGTGTTGAAGGCTATGTTGAAAGTGCCGCGATGGGCTTGTTGGCGGGGCGGATGGCGGCGGCGGAATTGCAAGGGCGCAGCCTGTCGCCGGTGCCCGATACCACCGCGATGGGCGCTTTGGTGAGCCATATCACCGGCGGGGCCGATGCCAAGACATTCCAGCCGATGAATGTGAATTTCGGGCTGTTTCCGCCGCTGGATGGTGTCAAAGGCGGGCGGCGCGGCCGCAAGGACCGCTATAAAGCCTATACCGACCGCGCCAAGGCGGATTGGCAGGGCTGGCTGACCCCGCAGGCGCTTGCCGCGGAATGA